A window of the Archaeoglobus neptunius genome harbors these coding sequences:
- a CDS encoding DUF473 domain-containing protein, which yields MRCYVLTGISRNVIEELLRRNIRTVELRSAHNVATALRAEIGDCVFLTPARVNDLGRGVSGLIAEITGKEIMSQSLFYSSPGYMEECELTVVRLRLKPKGVGRMVQVSRGDVLDTTEADVVETSYFDAR from the coding sequence ATGAGGTGTTATGTCCTTACCGGCATATCGAGGAATGTTATTGAAGAGCTTTTGAGGAGAAACATCCGGACAGTGGAGTTGAGAAGTGCCCACAATGTTGCAACAGCCCTGAGAGCCGAGATTGGAGATTGCGTGTTTCTTACCCCTGCGAGGGTTAACGATCTGGGGAGGGGTGTGAGCGGGCTTATTGCGGAGATAACGGGCAAGGAGATAATGAGTCAGTCCCTGTTCTACTCCTCGCCTGGCTATATGGAGGAGTGTGAGCTCACAGTGGTCAGGCTGAGGCTGAAGCCGAAGGGGGTGGGCAGGATGGTTCAGGTTAGCAGAGGAGATGTGCTGGACACCACTGAGGCTGATGTGGTGGAAACTTCGTATTTTGATGCGAGGTGA
- a CDS encoding proteasome assembly chaperone family protein → MELETEIVVDRVDVENPVLITSFPGIGLVGTIATAHFILELDLETIGVVDSRMLPPVASLFEGVVLPPIRVYQSRDMGFVLIHSDVPVIPQAAVDMSKRIVQWAAEINANRIYSFAGVATFEDRKRVFGAATRKELLDEIKDHIEIFKTGTISGIAGSIMNECVAAKMPGIVLLGETVGFNPDPRAAASLIDAFNKIMGWNVSVEKLIKEAEMIEAQMQRLAEQARMQEAKKEEFPMYG, encoded by the coding sequence AGCTTTCCAGGCATAGGTCTTGTGGGTACAATCGCAACGGCCCACTTCATCCTGGAACTGGATCTGGAAACCATAGGGGTTGTGGACTCCAGAATGTTACCTCCTGTAGCGTCCCTCTTTGAGGGGGTGGTTTTACCGCCGATAAGGGTTTATCAGAGCCGTGATATGGGCTTTGTGCTTATCCATTCTGATGTGCCGGTCATTCCACAGGCTGCCGTTGATATGAGCAAGAGGATAGTTCAGTGGGCAGCGGAGATAAACGCCAACCGAATTTACTCTTTTGCCGGAGTCGCAACGTTTGAGGACAGAAAGAGGGTTTTTGGAGCTGCAACAAGAAAGGAACTGCTTGATGAGATAAAGGATCACATTGAGATCTTTAAAACTGGCACAATCTCTGGAATTGCTGGCAGCATAATGAACGAGTGCGTTGCTGCAAAGATGCCGGGCATTGTCCTGCTTGGGGAGACTGTTGGGTTTAACCCTGATCCGAGAGCGGCTGCAAGCCTGATAGATGCCTTTAACAAAATCATGGGCTGGAATGTAAGTGTGGAAAAACTCATAAAGGAGGCAGAGATGATAGAGGCTCAGATGCAGAGACTGGCTGAACAGGCGAGGATGCAGGAGGCGAAAAAAGAGGAATTTCCGATGTACGGGTGA